Proteins encoded by one window of Cellvibrio sp. KY-GH-1:
- a CDS encoding beta-N-acetylglucosaminidase domain-containing protein has product MPESPSSANKIRTTPIGIIEGFFGRHWSWSVRDAYAQFLAQHQFNFYIYAPKSDKHLRKRWQLDWPVTERQQLQKLRAIYKDAGIEFGIGLSPHEIYLDATRDQRTMLTQRIRQINELTPDILCILFDDMRGDIPGLAQIQIDIAHQAAQVSTAKKIIFCPTYYSFDPVLEKVFGAMPENYWQTFAERLDPKIDMFWTGEKVCSIEYAQSHLDQVTTLLGRKPFLWDNYPVNDGAVKSNFLQLRALDKTHALLPGNIAGHAINPMNQAWLSQIPLASLPKAYELQGNYNPKQVFEELCTEVCGDQLATQLKKDISQLQDKGLKNLTNSEKENLRNTYQKFLPNPFAQEIVDWLDGEYQFDPACLTE; this is encoded by the coding sequence ATGCCTGAAAGCCCAAGCTCTGCGAATAAAATCCGTACAACCCCAATAGGCATCATTGAGGGTTTTTTCGGCAGACACTGGAGTTGGAGCGTACGAGACGCCTACGCGCAATTTCTTGCACAACATCAGTTCAATTTTTACATCTACGCACCAAAAAGCGACAAGCACTTACGCAAGCGCTGGCAACTGGATTGGCCTGTCACTGAAAGACAACAACTGCAAAAATTGCGGGCAATTTACAAGGATGCCGGTATCGAATTTGGTATTGGCTTAAGTCCCCATGAAATTTATCTGGATGCCACACGCGATCAACGCACAATGCTCACGCAACGAATTCGGCAAATTAATGAATTGACACCTGATATTCTCTGCATACTATTTGATGACATGCGCGGCGATATTCCTGGCTTGGCGCAAATTCAAATTGATATTGCCCATCAAGCCGCGCAAGTATCTACTGCAAAAAAAATAATTTTTTGCCCAACCTATTACAGCTTTGATCCTGTGCTGGAAAAAGTATTTGGGGCTATGCCGGAAAACTATTGGCAAACATTTGCTGAGCGTCTTGACCCAAAGATAGACATGTTCTGGACCGGGGAAAAAGTCTGCTCAATTGAATACGCTCAGTCGCATCTGGACCAAGTCACCACTCTGCTCGGACGAAAGCCGTTTTTATGGGATAACTATCCAGTAAATGACGGCGCCGTTAAGTCTAATTTTTTGCAGTTGCGCGCGCTTGATAAAACCCACGCACTACTGCCGGGCAATATTGCTGGCCATGCGATCAATCCAATGAATCAAGCATGGCTTTCACAAATTCCACTCGCCAGTTTACCCAAAGCTTATGAGTTACAAGGCAACTACAACCCCAAACAAGTCTTCGAAGAACTTTGCACAGAAGTATGCGGAGATCAACTCGCAACACAACTAAAAAAAGATATTTCACAACTGCAAGACAAAGGCTTAAAAAACTTAACGAACAGTGAAAAAGAAAATTTGCGCAATACTTATCAAAAATTTTTGCCCAATCCATTTGCACAGGAAATTGTTGATTGGCTCGATGGCGAGTATCAATTTGATCCCGCCTGCCTAACTGAATAG
- a CDS encoding alpha/beta hydrolase: MGYLPCVEVENSPSVPVTASVIWLHGLGADGHDFAPLVPELQLPGSLSIRFIFPHAPQIPVTVNGGYFMPAWYDILEMNLERKIDEAQLVASAKAVHNLILREIERGVSAERIILAGFSQGGAVVYQAGYTFNKTLAGFLVLSSYFATHSSIQIDDTNKTTPLLIQHGTRDPVVSPLLGERAFQFTQGFGANVNYETYAMEHTLCGEQVISISRWLQERLA, translated from the coding sequence ATGGGCTATTTGCCTTGTGTTGAAGTGGAGAACTCTCCAAGTGTGCCGGTGACTGCCAGTGTAATTTGGTTGCACGGTTTGGGCGCCGATGGGCATGATTTCGCGCCGTTGGTTCCCGAGTTGCAGTTGCCAGGATCATTGTCGATTCGTTTTATCTTCCCTCATGCGCCACAAATTCCGGTCACTGTGAATGGCGGTTATTTTATGCCTGCCTGGTACGACATTCTGGAAATGAATCTGGAACGAAAAATTGATGAGGCTCAACTCGTTGCGAGTGCAAAAGCGGTTCATAATTTAATTCTTCGCGAGATTGAGCGCGGTGTTTCTGCCGAGCGAATTATTCTTGCCGGCTTTTCGCAGGGCGGGGCAGTGGTGTATCAGGCGGGTTACACATTTAATAAAACACTCGCCGGTTTTCTGGTGTTATCCAGTTATTTTGCAACGCATAGTAGTATTCAAATTGACGATACAAACAAAACTACTCCATTGCTGATTCAGCATGGTACTCGCGACCCGGTGGTGTCTCCATTATTAGGTGAGCGCGCCTTCCAGTTTACGCAAGGGTTTGGTGCTAATGTCAATTATGAAACCTATGCGATGGAGCATACGCTCTGTGGTGAGCAAGTCATTTCAATATCGCGCTGGTTGCAAGAGCGCCTGGCTTGA
- the ppnN gene encoding nucleotide 5'-monophosphate nucleosidase PpnN, protein MSNLNPNQPELHANGEYKTIDALISPIDQLNILSKMEVAKLLDSSQSGLYKLFRSCSLAVLNTGNDLDDGKELLERYKDFDISIVQEERGIKLAVKNAPTNAFVDDKMIRGISEHLFTVLRDVIYTNDEINGNPKFNLSSSEGITDAVFHMLRNANLLKPGLDPNLVVCWGGHSINRIEYDYTKEVGYQLGLRGLDICTGCGPGAMKGPMKGATIGHAKQRINNGRYIGITEPGIIAAEAPNPIVNQLAIMPDIEKRLEAFVRLGHGIIVFPGGAGTTEEILYILGILLHPENKDIPFPLVFTGPESSAEYFKRVDKFIGDTLGAEAQSHYKIIVNDPDEVAREMKDGIKKVREFRKHSDDAYYFNWQLKISPDLQQPFIPTHDNMRNLELHKNQPVNQLAANLRRAFSGIVAGNVKEEGICAIERFGHFELHGDYEIMHPVDELLESFARQSRMKLPGREYIPCYKVIK, encoded by the coding sequence ATGAGCAACCTTAATCCGAATCAACCTGAACTCCACGCCAACGGCGAGTACAAAACGATAGACGCATTAATTTCCCCTATCGACCAATTGAATATCCTTTCCAAAATGGAAGTGGCAAAACTGTTGGATTCCAGCCAGAGCGGCTTATATAAATTATTTCGCAGCTGCTCACTCGCCGTACTCAATACCGGTAACGATCTGGACGATGGCAAAGAGTTGCTGGAGCGTTACAAGGATTTTGATATCAGTATTGTGCAAGAAGAACGCGGTATTAAACTCGCCGTAAAAAATGCGCCGACCAATGCCTTCGTCGATGACAAAATGATTCGCGGCATCAGTGAACATCTTTTTACCGTATTGCGCGATGTGATTTATACCAACGACGAAATTAACGGCAATCCTAAATTTAATTTGTCCAGTTCGGAAGGTATTACCGATGCAGTATTCCACATGCTGCGTAATGCTAATTTATTAAAGCCGGGATTGGACCCGAATCTGGTGGTCTGCTGGGGCGGTCACTCTATTAATCGCATCGAATACGATTACACCAAGGAAGTCGGCTACCAATTGGGTTTGCGCGGCTTGGATATCTGTACCGGCTGCGGCCCGGGCGCCATGAAAGGCCCGATGAAAGGTGCCACTATCGGCCACGCCAAACAACGTATCAATAACGGCCGTTATATCGGCATTACCGAACCGGGAATTATTGCCGCGGAGGCACCCAATCCAATTGTGAACCAGCTGGCAATCATGCCGGATATTGAAAAGCGGCTGGAAGCATTTGTGCGCTTGGGTCATGGCATTATTGTGTTCCCCGGCGGTGCAGGCACCACTGAAGAAATTCTTTATATCCTCGGTATTTTATTGCACCCGGAGAACAAAGATATCCCCTTCCCGCTGGTGTTTACTGGCCCGGAAAGCTCTGCCGAATATTTCAAACGTGTCGACAAGTTTATTGGCGATACCTTGGGGGCCGAAGCCCAGTCTCATTACAAAATTATCGTAAACGACCCCGATGAGGTCGCGCGCGAAATGAAAGACGGTATTAAAAAGGTACGTGAATTTCGCAAACACAGCGATGATGCTTATTACTTCAATTGGCAACTGAAAATCAGCCCGGATTTACAGCAGCCGTTTATTCCTACCCACGACAATATGCGCAATCTGGAGCTGCACAAAAACCAGCCGGTAAACCAGTTGGCCGCCAATTTGCGTCGCGCCTTTTCAGGAATAGTGGCAGGTAACGTTAAAGAGGAAGGCATTTGCGCGATTGAGAGATTCGGGCACTTTGAGTTGCATGGCGACTACGAAATCATGCACCCGGTAGACGAGCTGCTTGAGTCCTTTGCACGTCAAAGCCGAATGAAACTTCCCGGCAGGGAGTACATACCCTGCTATAAGGTTATAAAGTAA
- a CDS encoding DUF1552 domain-containing protein, whose translation MRYKDCFDKERRDFLGAVKRSGIALGAIQASSMLAGVLMARVAEAQTGPGKSVAVFMPGGCTPAKFFPTGSTLPIQTAPLQSHYAAGRIALLKNATMMNGGHGVMFNRFNDPNPWGKQSFDVNLGKTLSANSNAPVKWLNLGTTPVSELSRDSNGIPTITSPQAALDVLFAGGTGGGGGGAVAPRKSLVDVHYKAVNELKTKLGQHEKDKLDSHFNAIRELESTISSTNTGGSCPTISNTSAVGFDATSRLMTDIAVLALSCNLSYSVSLAFGTDEHTHVLDGAMIKNTQGVYTPRPSHDSHHNQGNPSYAGYYDQDVTYYMSLTQQLLDKLLAKGLMDSTVVTQVSDMGNVDAHGGQNCPMLVAGGGVRGGVIDVGGLSQVNLFQTVGVRLKANQGTNGSQFRNWSGTTISGLF comes from the coding sequence ATGAGATATAAAGATTGCTTCGATAAAGAACGCCGGGATTTCCTGGGTGCAGTTAAACGTTCGGGTATTGCACTAGGCGCAATTCAGGCTTCGAGTATGCTCGCAGGCGTACTGATGGCGCGCGTTGCCGAAGCGCAAACCGGCCCAGGTAAATCCGTAGCTGTGTTCATGCCCGGAGGTTGTACCCCGGCCAAGTTCTTCCCAACCGGCAGTACTTTGCCAATACAGACGGCACCGCTGCAAAGTCATTATGCAGCCGGTCGCATTGCGCTGTTGAAGAACGCCACCATGATGAATGGTGGTCACGGGGTTATGTTTAACCGTTTCAACGACCCAAACCCTTGGGGTAAGCAAAGCTTTGATGTGAATTTGGGTAAAACCCTGAGCGCAAACTCAAACGCACCGGTGAAATGGTTGAATCTGGGAACAACACCTGTTTCAGAGCTGTCGCGTGATTCTAACGGCATTCCTACCATCACTAGTCCGCAAGCCGCGTTGGATGTCTTGTTTGCTGGCGGTACAGGTGGCGGTGGCGGCGGCGCAGTTGCTCCGCGTAAATCGCTGGTCGATGTGCACTACAAGGCGGTCAACGAACTGAAAACCAAGTTGGGCCAACACGAAAAGGACAAGCTCGATAGCCATTTCAACGCTATTCGCGAATTGGAGAGCACCATTAGTTCAACTAATACGGGCGGCTCGTGCCCTACGATCAGCAACACTAGCGCCGTAGGTTTTGACGCGACGTCACGTCTTATGACTGACATTGCTGTTTTGGCGCTGAGCTGTAATTTGTCGTACTCAGTTTCGTTGGCCTTTGGTACTGATGAGCATACCCATGTACTTGACGGTGCCATGATCAAAAACACTCAAGGCGTTTACACGCCGAGACCTTCGCACGACTCACACCACAATCAGGGTAACCCAAGCTACGCCGGTTACTACGATCAGGATGTGACTTACTACATGTCGTTGACCCAGCAGTTGTTGGATAAGTTGTTAGCCAAGGGGTTGATGGACTCGACTGTGGTAACCCAGGTGTCTGACATGGGGAACGTTGACGCTCACGGTGGCCAAAATTGTCCAATGCTGGTAGCCGGTGGCGGTGTGCGTGGTGGTGTGATTGATGTGGGTGGCCTGAGTCAGGTTAACCTGTTCCAAACTGTTGGTGTGCGCCTGAAAGCCAATCAGGGGACCAACGGCAGTCAGTTCAGAAACTGGAGTGGCACCACCATCTCTGGTTTGTTTTAA
- a CDS encoding DUF1592 domain-containing protein, whose product MKKLLQVSMLSSGIALGLMASSAAIAQGACSIGLQTENNWGSGAQYKVTVTNTGAAKTSWELCWNFAGSETVSSLWEGTYTQTGNKVCVKNVGYNGNLPASGTVSFGYIATNPGAAPVGYTLNGVACGGTASSSSVASSVASSVVSSASSSVAPVNAARWLLDTANSNFYFTSVKKSTAGVETPENFTFTQLQGTVSSSGLATLTIPLSSISTNNTVRDPRMQSMLFESAYLPNLHFTTQLDLAALDAQAPGSIKVQSVTGNLVLHGVVKSIVFDAVLMKHANNSISVSPRKPIVINSVDFDMAAGVEALRAIASLSTIGEKVPVYFKMFLKGDNPTNVPAISLPTAPITPSGLTGTVVASGTSLNWADVSSNETGFLVRRKGADGRWATASNLSANSVSYMDALTLSGSYDYKVLSYTDSIPSAATAPITLVIDNGSSSSASSTSVTSSVSSVSSSVRSSVGSSSSAGPIVGNAANGSSLWQQRCYGCHGDTEKFTDGSFAIPVNPNRAYYYQTKGEQLALRDYIAKYMPQGEAGSLTAQNAADLEAFLFTKRAPSDGIPDNSIASFSCPSTATAPGQRVLRLLTRAEYQRSVRDLVNYQQDVISRLPDDAISGAFQNNNQLLVDSARYTSYVSTAERIADDVATRWNAVLACTPGAAGCTDKLVTDLGQRIFRRPLSATEKTDYLALAKGTADGRTEAEGMKVALAAMLSSPQFLYRSELGELSSGSIYKLNAYEIATYLAYTFTGSTPDANLIAAAARGDLNTAAGIRAQAATLMNSANTKVLMGELVNRWLGTEKLATQNKVGVANFATLAGDMQLELGKNFSAAVLDSTSTFATVYNPNFTYVNQRLATHYGLTYSGTADADGFVKANTSDRGGILVSGAFMSRYARDNDANLITRAVAVRRKLMCQDIPEPPSGVSLDREALAKKHAAFFADPKTTERMIADKITEPTTCSNCHLEIINPLGGGMENFDATGRVRTSDLRGNAIDASAVFFSPYQKLQFTNDPDRVIYKPEIVFNGAKDLARLMVEQPDISKQAKACLATQFVSFSSGVSSLFLIDKDKTREVPFNMSDAEKTAYRCNIEKLTNVLNTSGPRAMLQEIPALDSVIYRQEWAR is encoded by the coding sequence ATGAAAAAATTACTGCAAGTATCGATGCTCTCCAGCGGGATTGCCCTGGGTCTTATGGCCTCAAGTGCGGCAATTGCTCAGGGAGCTTGTAGCATCGGCCTTCAAACCGAAAACAACTGGGGTTCAGGCGCCCAGTACAAAGTAACAGTAACCAATACCGGCGCGGCTAAAACCAGTTGGGAATTGTGCTGGAATTTTGCTGGTAGTGAAACTGTGTCCAGTCTGTGGGAGGGTACCTATACCCAGACCGGCAATAAAGTGTGTGTGAAGAATGTGGGTTACAACGGTAATCTTCCAGCAAGTGGTACGGTTTCTTTTGGTTATATCGCAACTAACCCTGGTGCGGCGCCAGTTGGGTACACACTGAATGGTGTTGCATGTGGCGGTACAGCCTCCAGCAGCAGCGTAGCAAGCAGTGTTGCAAGTAGTGTGGTTAGTTCGGCTTCTTCCAGCGTAGCGCCAGTTAATGCAGCGCGCTGGTTGCTGGATACCGCGAACTCCAACTTCTATTTCACCTCAGTGAAAAAGAGTACTGCTGGTGTCGAAACTCCGGAGAACTTTACCTTCACCCAGCTGCAGGGCACAGTGTCCTCGTCAGGTCTTGCCACTCTAACTATTCCGCTATCGAGTATCAGTACTAACAACACGGTGCGTGACCCGCGCATGCAAAGTATGTTGTTTGAATCTGCTTACCTGCCAAATCTGCATTTCACTACCCAGTTGGATCTGGCAGCGTTAGATGCTCAGGCTCCCGGCAGTATCAAAGTGCAAAGCGTAACTGGTAATCTGGTGTTGCACGGCGTAGTAAAATCCATCGTATTTGATGCGGTTTTGATGAAGCATGCCAACAACAGCATCAGCGTGTCGCCACGTAAGCCTATCGTCATTAACTCGGTTGATTTTGATATGGCAGCGGGCGTGGAAGCGCTACGTGCGATCGCAAGTTTGAGCACTATCGGTGAAAAGGTACCGGTTTATTTCAAAATGTTCCTGAAGGGTGATAACCCAACCAATGTGCCCGCTATCAGCTTGCCTACTGCGCCGATTACTCCTTCCGGATTGACTGGAACTGTAGTTGCGTCTGGCACCAGCTTGAACTGGGCAGACGTCAGCAGCAACGAAACCGGCTTTCTGGTTCGTCGTAAAGGGGCAGACGGCCGCTGGGCGACAGCAAGTAATCTGAGCGCTAACAGCGTTAGCTATATGGACGCGCTGACCTTGTCTGGCAGCTATGACTATAAAGTACTGAGCTACACCGACAGTATTCCATCCGCGGCGACTGCGCCTATTACGCTGGTTATCGATAACGGTTCAAGCTCATCTGCAAGTTCAACCTCGGTTACTTCTTCTGTCTCATCCGTAAGCTCATCGGTTCGCTCGTCCGTCGGTAGCTCCAGCAGTGCCGGTCCGATTGTTGGGAATGCAGCAAACGGCTCCAGTCTCTGGCAGCAGCGTTGCTATGGCTGTCACGGTGATACCGAGAAATTTACTGACGGTAGCTTCGCGATTCCAGTTAATCCGAATCGCGCGTATTACTATCAAACCAAGGGCGAGCAGTTGGCCTTGCGCGATTACATTGCCAAGTACATGCCGCAAGGGGAAGCTGGCAGTCTGACCGCGCAAAACGCAGCAGATCTGGAAGCCTTCCTGTTCACCAAACGCGCACCGTCTGATGGTATTCCGGACAACAGCATTGCGTCATTCTCCTGCCCGAGTACCGCAACTGCACCCGGTCAACGTGTGCTGCGTTTGTTGACTCGTGCAGAGTATCAACGTTCCGTTCGCGATCTGGTGAATTATCAGCAGGATGTAATTTCCCGTTTACCTGACGATGCAATTTCTGGTGCTTTCCAAAACAACAATCAGTTGTTGGTCGATAGCGCGCGTTATACCTCTTACGTATCGACCGCTGAACGTATTGCGGACGATGTGGCGACCCGCTGGAATGCTGTGCTGGCCTGTACTCCAGGCGCTGCAGGTTGTACCGACAAGCTGGTAACCGATTTGGGTCAACGTATTTTCCGTCGCCCACTGTCTGCCACAGAAAAAACAGATTACCTGGCGTTGGCCAAGGGTACTGCTGATGGTCGGACTGAAGCAGAAGGCATGAAAGTAGCGTTGGCCGCAATGTTGTCTTCACCGCAATTCCTGTATCGCTCGGAGTTGGGTGAATTGTCTAGTGGCAGCATCTACAAGCTGAACGCTTACGAAATTGCGACTTATCTGGCATATACCTTCACGGGTTCTACTCCAGACGCGAATTTGATTGCGGCAGCAGCGCGCGGTGACTTGAACACTGCAGCCGGCATTCGCGCTCAAGCAGCAACCTTGATGAACTCCGCTAACACCAAAGTGTTGATGGGTGAGTTGGTTAACCGTTGGTTGGGTACCGAAAAACTGGCCACTCAAAATAAAGTGGGCGTTGCTAACTTCGCAACTCTGGCCGGCGATATGCAGTTGGAGTTGGGTAAGAACTTCTCGGCAGCCGTGTTGGATTCAACGTCGACCTTCGCAACGGTTTACAACCCCAACTTCACCTACGTTAACCAACGTTTGGCGACTCACTACGGTCTGACCTACAGCGGTACTGCCGATGCGGACGGCTTTGTGAAAGCTAACACCAGCGATCGCGGCGGTATTTTGGTATCCGGTGCGTTCATGTCGCGATATGCCCGTGACAACGATGCCAACTTGATTACCCGTGCAGTTGCCGTACGCCGTAAGTTGATGTGTCAGGATATTCCTGAACCACCATCAGGAGTTTCTTTGGACCGTGAAGCGCTGGCTAAGAAACACGCTGCCTTCTTCGCTGATCCAAAAACGACTGAACGTATGATCGCGGACAAAATCACCGAGCCAACGACCTGTTCTAACTGCCACTTGGAAATTATTAACCCACTGGGCGGCGGTATGGAAAACTTCGATGCAACCGGTCGCGTGCGCACATCAGACTTAAGGGGCAATGCGATCGATGCGTCAGCAGTGTTCTTCTCGCCCTATCAGAAGTTGCAATTTACCAATGATCCGGACCGCGTGATTTACAAACCTGAGATTGTCTTCAACGGCGCGAAAGATCTGGCTCGTCTGATGGTTGAGCAACCCGATATTTCCAAACAAGCCAAAGCCTGTCTGGCAACTCAGTTCGTCAGCTTCAGCAGTGGCGTGAGTTCGCTCTTCCTGATCGACAAGGACAAGACTCGTGAAGTGCCTTTCAACATGTCTGATGCCGAGAAAACCGCCTATCGCTGCAATATTGAGAAGTTAACCAACGTGCTCAATACCAGCGGACCGCGCGCCATGCTGCAGGAAATTCCTGCGCTGGATTCTGTGATCTACCGGCAGGAGTGGGCGCGCTAA
- a CDS encoding cellulose binding domain-containing protein, with protein MSSFKASAKNPRPLGVLSRTLGALGLSLAVSTLSIHAHAACVYTVSQWSNGFTGTIKITNETAAAVSNWSVSWQYAGDNRITSAYDTTLTGTNPYTAKNAGWNGALQPNASVTFGFQGTKGAAAAEIPVITGSLCGNSVSSSSLASSSSSRSSSSIASSSSIAPSSSSRSSSSIAPSSSSTPSSIASSSSVAAVGWTLNATDSYLNFATTKNTHNLEVHNFTSIGGDINAAGVATLTIDLNTVNTGIALRDQRMRDLLFETAVNPTATVTVNVPATLISGLAVGQATQTDITATLNLHGVTANITTKVSVQKLTATRVVVQSLPPVLVKAETYNLTNGVEALRAAVGIASINASVPVDFALVYDAR; from the coding sequence ATGAGTAGCTTTAAAGCCTCAGCGAAGAACCCTCGTCCTTTGGGTGTGTTATCTCGCACTCTGGGGGCGCTTGGGTTATCACTGGCTGTATCCACGCTTTCCATCCATGCCCATGCCGCCTGTGTGTACACAGTTAGCCAATGGAGTAATGGATTTACAGGCACGATAAAAATAACCAACGAAACCGCAGCGGCGGTGAGCAACTGGAGCGTGAGTTGGCAATATGCGGGCGATAATCGCATCACCAGCGCGTATGACACCACGTTAACCGGCACCAATCCTTACACCGCTAAAAATGCGGGTTGGAACGGCGCTCTCCAGCCAAATGCCAGTGTTACCTTTGGTTTCCAAGGGACCAAAGGTGCTGCCGCCGCTGAGATACCGGTGATAACGGGCAGCCTGTGTGGCAATTCCGTCAGCTCCAGCTCTCTGGCGTCTAGCAGTTCTTCACGCTCCAGCAGCTCCATTGCGTCCAGCAGTTCTATCGCACCGAGCAGTTCTTCGCGTTCCAGTAGTTCCATTGCGCCGAGCAGCAGTTCTACACCCAGTTCAATTGCTTCATCGTCCTCAGTGGCGGCAGTTGGTTGGACATTAAATGCCACCGACTCTTACCTGAATTTCGCGACCACCAAAAATACCCACAATCTGGAAGTTCACAACTTCACCAGTATTGGCGGTGATATCAATGCAGCCGGTGTTGCCACGCTGACCATCGATTTGAATACCGTGAATACCGGCATTGCATTGCGCGACCAACGTATGCGCGATCTGTTGTTTGAAACAGCGGTTAATCCAACCGCGACAGTGACTGTTAATGTTCCTGCAACCCTGATTAGTGGTTTGGCCGTTGGCCAGGCGACGCAAACGGATATCACTGCCACCCTTAACCTGCACGGTGTAACTGCGAACATCACTACCAAAGTCTCTGTGCAAAAACTGACTGCGACTCGTGTAGTAGTGCAAAGCCTGCCGCCAGTGTTGGTAAAAGCGGAAACCTATAACCTGACTAACGGCGTGGAAGCTCTGCGTGCAGCGGTGGGAATTGCTTCGATCAACGCCTCTGTCCCTGTGGACTTTGCGCTCGTCTATGACGCCCGTTAA
- a CDS encoding DUF2214 family protein — MKTLIVYAHLLAACVAVGLLLIQDLALAKTRGGRLSDSAVRELTKAADIMFIALVLLWISGLALVLLGYLENPQQYLLNEKLWAKFTVVSVLTVNGIALHYFSFPRVISTRGLLGQPSVDQVLVALTGAVSSVSWLFACYLGIARPWNYAVDYSYVMFIYSGLLVCAFIVAGEVLRGMRKNQTQMTTLSERISEQLPVNASRKFD, encoded by the coding sequence ATGAAAACCCTGATTGTTTATGCACATTTATTGGCTGCCTGCGTTGCTGTGGGCTTATTGCTGATTCAAGACTTGGCGTTGGCTAAGACTCGTGGTGGACGTTTGTCTGACTCAGCGGTGCGGGAGCTCACAAAAGCAGCCGACATTATGTTTATTGCCCTGGTGCTGTTATGGATTTCCGGCCTGGCGCTGGTGTTATTGGGTTATTTGGAAAACCCGCAGCAGTATTTGCTGAATGAAAAGCTTTGGGCGAAGTTCACGGTCGTGTCAGTGCTTACCGTTAACGGTATTGCATTGCATTACTTTAGTTTTCCCCGCGTTATCTCCACCCGTGGGTTGCTGGGGCAGCCTTCTGTAGACCAGGTTCTGGTTGCCCTGACGGGCGCAGTGTCTTCTGTGTCCTGGTTGTTTGCCTGCTATCTGGGTATCGCGCGGCCATGGAATTACGCCGTGGATTATAGCTACGTGATGTTTATCTATTCCGGCCTATTGGTGTGCGCTTTCATTGTGGCGGGTGAGGTATTGCGCGGGATGCGTAAAAATCAGACTCAAATGACAACCTTGTCAGAGCGTATTTCCGAGCAACTACCCGTAAACGCTTCACGCAAATTTGATTAA
- the tadA gene encoding tRNA adenosine(34) deaminase TadA produces MEYAIQLAAKGEALGEVPVGAVIVKNGAILGEGFNQPITSNDPTAHAEVVALRQAAKHIENYRLIDSTIYVTLEPCTMCVGALVHARIARLVFGTTEPKAGAVVSKAQLLGSDFFNHRINYSRGLLAEQCQHQLSQFFAQRRAQKRKEKSSEN; encoded by the coding sequence ATGGAATATGCTATCCAACTCGCTGCAAAAGGCGAAGCGCTAGGTGAAGTACCTGTAGGTGCCGTTATCGTAAAAAACGGGGCTATTCTGGGGGAAGGTTTTAATCAGCCGATTACTAGCAATGATCCAACGGCGCACGCGGAAGTTGTCGCATTGCGCCAGGCAGCGAAACATATAGAAAATTATCGTTTAATTGATTCAACCATTTACGTAACGCTTGAGCCGTGCACTATGTGCGTGGGTGCTTTAGTGCACGCGCGTATCGCACGTTTGGTGTTTGGTACAACGGAACCAAAAGCCGGTGCCGTGGTGAGCAAGGCTCAATTGTTGGGAAGCGATTTTTTTAATCATCGTATTAATTATTCCCGCGGACTTTTGGCAGAGCAGTGTCAACATCAACTCAGTCAGTTTTTTGCGCAGCGTCGCGCACAAAAACGAAAAGAAAAATCATCTGAAAATTAA
- a CDS encoding DUF1653 domain-containing protein, whose amino-acid sequence MNLKPGLYRHYKGNDYFVFQVATHSETREPLVFYRCLYGDYSWWVRPLDMFAETVELAGETIPRFRFVRELTVAEQENYLAPVVRDNRARESNS is encoded by the coding sequence ATGAATCTCAAACCCGGTTTATATCGCCATTACAAAGGCAATGATTATTTTGTGTTTCAGGTTGCCACTCACAGTGAAACCCGTGAGCCTTTGGTTTTTTATCGCTGTTTGTACGGCGACTATTCCTGGTGGGTGCGCCCACTGGACATGTTTGCTGAAACTGTCGAGTTAGCGGGGGAAACTATTCCACGTTTTCGCTTTGTGCGCGAATTAACGGTTGCCGAGCAGGAAAATTATCTCGCGCCTGTGGTGAGAGATAATAGGGCGAGAGAAAGTAATTCGTGA